In a genomic window of Nitratireductor basaltis:
- a CDS encoding LacI family DNA-binding transcriptional regulator, with product MRKRKTLVDVAAAAGVSKMTASRALRGDKDVSKASIERVRAAAREIGYYGNHLAASLSSSRAELIGVVVPALANVVFPEVMSGVSDALRGTGFQPVFGVTEYDTEKEYEIIRSMLSWRPAGLIITGLEQTEATRKLLSGADIPIVQTMDCDGEPLDACVGFSHSKAGYDIAKALLATGRRRIGYAGCNLDKDTRAAKRRQGFLRALADSGVPLAGEVTASGLSSIQSGRKLAEEILKRYPDLDCIYFSNDDLAAGGICYCLETGMAVPEQIALAGFNGLDIIEGFPGRIATSKTARHAIGQAAAGIILEAVKGNGSTGGQRIILEPTISLGALQKA from the coding sequence ATGAGAAAGCGAAAAACGCTGGTTGATGTCGCGGCCGCTGCCGGCGTCAGCAAGATGACGGCTTCACGTGCATTGCGCGGCGACAAGGACGTTTCGAAGGCGAGCATCGAGCGCGTTCGGGCAGCCGCTCGTGAGATTGGTTACTACGGCAATCATCTCGCGGCTTCGCTTTCCAGCTCCCGCGCCGAACTGATCGGTGTGGTCGTCCCCGCACTCGCAAATGTTGTGTTTCCCGAAGTCATGTCCGGTGTATCCGATGCGCTGCGTGGGACCGGGTTCCAGCCCGTCTTCGGAGTCACCGAATACGACACCGAGAAGGAATACGAGATCATCCGCAGCATGCTGTCCTGGCGGCCAGCTGGCCTGATCATCACCGGTCTCGAACAGACCGAAGCGACAAGAAAGCTCCTGAGCGGCGCAGATATTCCAATCGTTCAGACAATGGACTGCGATGGCGAGCCCCTGGACGCATGTGTCGGTTTCTCCCATAGCAAGGCTGGCTATGACATTGCAAAGGCGCTGCTTGCGACCGGTCGCAGGAGAATTGGCTATGCGGGCTGCAACCTGGACAAGGACACGCGTGCTGCCAAACGGCGACAGGGCTTCCTCAGGGCACTTGCGGACAGCGGCGTCCCTCTTGCAGGCGAAGTGACTGCTTCAGGCCTTTCATCCATCCAGAGCGGCAGAAAGCTGGCAGAGGAGATATTGAAGCGGTACCCTGATCTCGACTGTATCTATTTCTCGAATGACGATCTTGCCGCCGGCGGCATCTGCTACTGCCTGGAAACCGGCATGGCCGTGCCGGAGCAGATAGCCCTTGCGGGCTTCAATGGGCTGGACATCATCGAGGGGTTTCCCGGCCGCATTGCCACTTCCAAGACCGCAAGACACGCCATCGGTCAGGCCGCAGCCGGCATCATCCTCGAAGCCGTCAAGGGCAATGGCAGCACAGGCGGGCAGAGGATCATCCTGGAGCCAACGATCTCGCTCGGTGCCCTGCAAAAGGCCTGA
- the ltnD gene encoding L-threonate dehydrogenase: MTIRQKVAVIGLGSMGYGMALSALRGGHRVWGSDINADRVARLRSEGGEADEVELVAGDLDAVAVVVLNAKQTDTVLFGENGIVPRLHPGAVVIACATVPPAFARDMAARCEKRGVLYLDAPISGGAAKAANGELSIMASGRPEAFTAAEPLLDSIAERVFELGHSAGAGSAMKAVNQLLAGVHIATMAEALTFGMTQGIQPETFVEVISKCAGTSWMLENRAPHIVEGDYTPRSSVNIWPKDLGIVLDIAQSCDFEAPITAVALQQFKAAAEMGLGWDDDAAVAKVYARKAGLRLPGEGES; the protein is encoded by the coding sequence ATGACCATCCGCCAAAAGGTGGCCGTGATCGGCCTCGGTTCAATGGGCTATGGCATGGCGCTCTCCGCTCTTCGTGGTGGGCACCGCGTATGGGGAAGCGACATCAACGCCGATCGCGTCGCACGCTTGCGGTCAGAGGGTGGTGAAGCAGACGAGGTGGAACTTGTTGCCGGCGATCTGGACGCGGTGGCGGTAGTCGTGCTGAACGCCAAACAGACGGATACGGTGCTTTTCGGCGAGAACGGAATTGTCCCCCGCTTGCATCCGGGTGCGGTCGTGATTGCATGTGCAACCGTCCCGCCTGCCTTTGCCCGTGACATGGCTGCGCGATGCGAGAAGCGTGGTGTTCTCTATCTGGATGCACCCATTTCAGGTGGTGCAGCCAAGGCAGCAAATGGCGAGCTTTCCATCATGGCCTCCGGCAGGCCTGAGGCCTTCACTGCTGCCGAGCCGCTTCTGGACAGCATCGCCGAGCGCGTGTTCGAACTTGGTCATTCGGCAGGTGCAGGCAGCGCCATGAAGGCGGTGAACCAGCTTCTGGCCGGTGTTCATATCGCGACCATGGCCGAGGCGCTGACTTTCGGGATGACGCAAGGCATCCAGCCGGAAACCTTTGTCGAGGTCATCAGCAAATGTGCTGGTACGAGCTGGATGCTGGAGAACCGCGCGCCGCATATCGTTGAGGGTGACTACACACCCAGAAGTTCGGTGAATATCTGGCCGAAGGATCTCGGCATAGTGCTCGACATTGCGCAATCCTGCGACTTCGAGGCGCCAATCACTGCGGTCGCGCTGCAGCAGTTCAAGGCTGCGGCTGAGATGGGGCTGGGTTGGGATGACGATGCCGCGGTTGCCAAGGTCTACGCACGCAAGGCGGGGCTCAGGTTGCCCGGCGAAGGCGAAAGCTGA
- a CDS encoding AraC family transcriptional regulator has translation MANLIRAAALTGYREVMSKLGLKPDRLLHRFGIRPALLETEDAMLSMEAVCDLLEESSRLAGCPDLGLQIARHQHFGVLGILGIAAHNARSPAEATQIVERFIFIQGTSLRLRIYRPSPVDPLMIGVGVEVQGMAPERQQQILMLFLGLIYQSGRLRDPDGTKIRLVSFRHKLTGHLQLYQRHFDIPVLDGQPVTALHVPTSEWSTPAPVENPKFSEFVEDYLARHYPAPASRFSEQVRAVLEPLIGTPQANREDIARVLAVHPRTMHRRLAEEATSFNAIKDEMLREQTLKFLRETQYSLDRISSMLGFPYQSSFSRSCRRWFGISPTTLRRKLKA, from the coding sequence ATGGCGAATCTAATTCGGGCAGCGGCTCTGACCGGCTATCGTGAAGTCATGAGCAAACTCGGGCTGAAACCCGATCGCCTGCTCCACCGGTTCGGCATCCGTCCGGCGCTTTTGGAAACGGAAGACGCCATGCTCTCCATGGAAGCCGTGTGCGATTTGCTGGAAGAAAGCAGCAGATTGGCCGGTTGTCCCGATCTCGGGCTCCAGATCGCCAGGCACCAGCATTTCGGGGTGTTGGGCATATTGGGGATTGCGGCCCACAATGCGCGATCGCCCGCCGAGGCGACCCAGATTGTCGAGCGCTTCATATTCATCCAGGGCACGTCCCTGCGCCTGCGCATCTACCGGCCCAGTCCCGTGGACCCGCTGATGATCGGTGTGGGTGTGGAAGTGCAGGGGATGGCGCCGGAGCGGCAGCAGCAAATCCTCATGTTGTTCCTGGGGCTGATCTATCAAAGCGGGCGCCTGCGGGATCCCGACGGGACGAAGATCAGGCTTGTAAGCTTCAGGCACAAGCTGACGGGGCATCTACAGCTTTACCAGCGCCACTTCGATATTCCGGTGCTCGACGGGCAGCCGGTCACGGCCTTGCATGTTCCCACCAGTGAATGGAGCACGCCTGCGCCGGTTGAGAACCCGAAATTCAGCGAATTTGTCGAAGATTACCTCGCCCGCCATTATCCGGCACCAGCGAGCCGTTTTTCCGAACAGGTGCGTGCTGTCCTTGAGCCTCTTATAGGCACGCCGCAAGCCAATCGGGAGGACATCGCCCGCGTTTTGGCCGTACATCCCCGCACCATGCATCGCCGGCTGGCGGAAGAAGCCACCAGCTTCAACGCCATCAAGGACGAAATGCTGCGCGAACAGACACTGAAATTTCTGCGCGAGACCCAGTACTCGCTCGACCGGATCTCTTCCATGCTCGGCTTTCCATATCAGTCGAGCTTCAGCCGCTCCTGCCGTCGCTGGTTCGGCATTTCCCCAACCACGCTGCGCCGCAAGCTCAAAGCGTAG
- a CDS encoding TRAP transporter substrate-binding protein: MKLKLFASILLGSAFAAAPAVAQEYEWTFQTSAQAGDNFFPMQQAWAESVGEASDGRIEITVVPVGTVVAHNETLDAVGAGILQGHITDPSYFSGKDPAFAMLGNLVGAWSAPEQMFGYMENGGGKELFNELVNPYGLQFLGASATGVESFISTKPIHSVEDLKGVKMRAPEGMVQEVFAAAGASPVNLPGSEVYTSLEKGVIDAADYTVFSTNHAQGMHDFAKYPLYPGFHSMPIIEISMNKDIYDGLPDDLKKILNDSVPTFARDMVSQLREQDEKAVAEAEADPEITVINWSDEERAKFRGIAQSQWSNWAERSEMAKKAYDSVTTYLVSEGLLEE; this comes from the coding sequence ATGAAACTGAAGCTTTTTGCATCCATTCTGCTGGGCAGCGCATTCGCAGCCGCCCCTGCGGTAGCGCAGGAATATGAATGGACATTCCAGACCTCGGCGCAGGCTGGCGACAACTTCTTTCCAATGCAGCAGGCCTGGGCGGAGAGCGTCGGTGAAGCCTCGGATGGCCGCATCGAAATCACGGTTGTGCCGGTGGGCACGGTCGTTGCGCATAACGAAACGCTTGACGCTGTCGGCGCCGGCATCCTGCAGGGCCACATCACCGATCCGTCCTATTTCTCCGGCAAGGACCCGGCATTTGCCATGCTCGGCAATCTCGTTGGTGCCTGGTCGGCGCCTGAGCAGATGTTCGGCTATATGGAAAATGGCGGCGGCAAGGAGCTCTTCAACGAGCTGGTCAATCCCTACGGCCTGCAGTTCCTCGGTGCTTCTGCAACGGGCGTGGAATCCTTCATCTCCACCAAGCCTATTCACAGCGTGGAAGATCTGAAGGGCGTGAAGATGCGCGCGCCGGAGGGCATGGTGCAGGAGGTGTTCGCGGCAGCAGGTGCATCGCCCGTCAATCTGCCGGGCTCGGAAGTCTACACCTCGCTTGAAAAGGGCGTGATCGACGCAGCAGACTACACGGTCTTCTCCACCAATCATGCCCAGGGCATGCACGACTTCGCGAAATATCCGCTCTATCCGGGTTTCCATTCCATGCCGATCATCGAAATCTCGATGAACAAGGACATCTATGATGGCCTGCCCGATGATCTGAAGAAGATCCTCAACGATTCGGTTCCCACATTTGCGCGTGACATGGTTTCGCAGCTGCGCGAGCAGGACGAGAAGGCTGTCGCGGAAGCTGAAGCGGATCCGGAAATCACCGTCATCAACTGGTCGGACGAAGAGCGTGCCAAGTTCCGCGGCATCGCACAGAGCCAGTGGTCGAACTGGGCGGAGCGCTCGGAAATGGCCAAGAAGGCCTATGACAGCGTGACGACCTATCTCGTCTCCGAAGGACTCCTCGAAGAGTAG
- a CDS encoding TRAP transporter large permease subunit, with protein MSQQKLAVNEVDIPDQLDVLKSALDDEKGGPQNLLDRSIVSFGGAVSFLFAIATVISIYEIVARYFFNAPTIWAHETVIALVAVCYLYGGMQCLAGDKHIRIGLIYFSTSGGTRRMLDFVNALLALFFALAIAYAAYTMVEKSWWTPQGDLRLEKSGSAWNPITPALVKMALLITAGFLAIQSIGQLWTAWQGKGFRQSAGEPPNKLALIGIAVVFGILLIGGYVLFTEGRSLGIQTGSLMLVGSIMVLILTGIPLAFVTGLIALLFTIAWFGTMGVPLVSSRIYSFVNEYVLVAIPMFVLMASLLDRSGMARDLYDAMRLVAGRLKGGVAIQTLIAAVFLAAISGIIGGEIVLLGLIALPQMLRLGYNRALAIGTVCAGGSLGTMIPPSIVLIVYGLTSSVSIGDLFLATVTPGLMLASFYIIYIYTRCTLDPDLGPAISEEELDIPLSEKVSKLKGVVLPVFVAFTVLGSIYGGIASVTEAAAMGVVGVFVSALIRREVTWDLIRDSLRQTLETCGMIIWIGLGAAALVGVYNLMGGNRFIEGAILDSGATPLVIVLIMMAILVVLGLFMDWIGIALLTMPIFVPIIIKLGMDPVWFGILFAMNMQVSYLSPPFGPAAFYLKSVAPKDMSLSEIFRALVPFIAIQVVALAIVLFFPEVALWLPNWLKGN; from the coding sequence GTGTCTCAGCAAAAGCTTGCAGTAAACGAGGTCGACATACCCGATCAGCTCGATGTGCTGAAATCTGCCTTGGACGACGAAAAGGGTGGTCCGCAGAATTTGCTCGACCGTAGCATCGTTTCCTTTGGAGGCGCCGTCAGTTTCCTCTTTGCAATCGCGACGGTCATCTCGATCTACGAGATCGTGGCGCGCTATTTCTTCAATGCGCCCACCATCTGGGCCCACGAGACCGTTATCGCGCTGGTTGCCGTTTGCTACCTCTATGGCGGAATGCAGTGTCTTGCGGGCGACAAGCACATCCGCATCGGCCTCATCTATTTCAGCACCAGCGGCGGCACGCGCCGGATGCTCGACTTCGTCAATGCGCTTCTGGCGCTCTTCTTTGCGCTGGCCATCGCCTATGCAGCCTACACGATGGTCGAAAAGTCCTGGTGGACACCGCAAGGTGATCTTCGCCTGGAAAAATCCGGTTCAGCCTGGAATCCCATCACACCCGCGCTCGTGAAAATGGCGCTTCTGATTACCGCCGGTTTCCTTGCCATTCAGTCGATTGGCCAGCTATGGACCGCCTGGCAGGGGAAGGGCTTTCGCCAGAGCGCGGGCGAGCCACCGAACAAGCTGGCACTGATCGGCATCGCCGTGGTTTTCGGCATTCTCCTGATTGGCGGTTATGTGCTGTTCACCGAAGGCCGTAGCCTGGGCATCCAGACCGGCTCGCTGATGCTGGTGGGCAGCATCATGGTGCTGATCCTGACAGGTATACCGCTTGCATTTGTCACCGGATTGATTGCTCTTCTCTTCACGATCGCCTGGTTTGGAACCATGGGTGTTCCGCTCGTTTCCAGCCGCATCTACTCCTTCGTGAACGAATATGTGCTGGTCGCCATCCCGATGTTCGTGTTGATGGCATCGCTTCTGGACCGCTCGGGCATGGCGCGTGATCTCTATGACGCGATGCGGCTTGTTGCCGGTCGACTGAAAGGTGGCGTTGCGATCCAGACGCTCATCGCGGCGGTCTTCCTGGCGGCGATATCCGGCATCATCGGCGGCGAGATCGTGCTGCTTGGCCTGATCGCGCTGCCGCAGATGCTGCGTCTTGGCTACAACCGCGCGCTGGCAATCGGTACGGTCTGTGCCGGCGGTTCGCTTGGCACGATGATCCCGCCATCCATCGTGCTCATCGTCTACGGCCTCACCTCCAGCGTCTCGATTGGCGACCTCTTCCTGGCAACGGTGACGCCTGGCCTGATGCTGGCCTCGTTCTATATCATCTATATCTATACGCGTTGTACGCTGGACCCGGATCTCGGCCCGGCCATTTCCGAGGAAGAACTCGACATCCCGCTTTCGGAAAAGGTCTCCAAGCTGAAGGGTGTCGTATTGCCGGTTTTTGTCGCCTTCACCGTTCTCGGCTCGATCTATGGCGGCATCGCTTCGGTCACGGAAGCGGCTGCGATGGGTGTGGTGGGCGTGTTTGTATCCGCTCTCATCCGGCGCGAAGTCACCTGGGATCTCATCCGCGACAGTCTGCGCCAGACGCTTGAGACCTGCGGCATGATCATCTGGATCGGCCTCGGGGCGGCGGCACTTGTGGGTGTCTACAATCTGATGGGCGGCAACCGCTTCATCGAAGGTGCGATCCTCGACAGTGGGGCCACGCCGCTCGTGATCGTGCTCATCATGATGGCCATTCTCGTGGTACTCGGCCTTTTCATGGACTGGATCGGCATCGCGCTTTTGACCATGCCGATCTTCGTGCCGATCATCATCAAGCTTGGCATGGACCCGGTCTGGTTCGGCATCCTCTTCGCCATGAACATGCAGGTAAGCTATCTCTCTCCGCCCTTCGGGCCGGCAGCGTTCTACCTGAAATCGGTGGCGCCGAAGGATATGAGCCTGTCGGAGATATTCCGCGCGCTGGTTCCCTTCATCGCGATTCAGGTGGTGGCGCTGGCGATCGTCCTGTTCTTCCCCGAAGTCGCACTCTGGCTGCCAAACTGGCTCAAAGGAAATTGA
- a CDS encoding efflux RND transporter permease subunit: MDIARLSIDRPIYTWILILICLFGGIWGFSTLGRLEDPAFTIKTAVVVTNYPGASAREVAEEVSEPIESEIQKLGEVKEIETMNQPGLSWLSVTMKDEYDGTELPAIWTKLRNRVAEARLPTGASAPFVNDSFGDVYGLYYAVTAPGYSDAEINELADFLRREVLSVDGVADAIVSGVPNEAIYVEPDLALTATLGIPPAAIQGAINSADEVVDSGEVQRDNGRILIQRPDGSSSVDEIAALSVGVGGEVVNLIDFAKVHRDRESDPELIIRHNGVDAFTLGVAGISSENIVEVGKRVDAKLEELKSEIPLGVSVLPIYQQHEVVEAASNDFLVNLAMSVTIVIAVLAVFMGWRASIVVGVTLLLTVVGTLFFMAIGSIEMERISLGALIIAMGMLVDNAIVVAEGMQIAMAGGQSSREAASDVARKTQIPLLGATVIGIMAFAGIGLSPDATGEFLFSLFAVIGISLLMSWLLAITVTPLLGHYFFRRGVAGESGSYDGGLFRAYASVLRLGLRLRWLVVVLLMATTVVCYMLFGQVKQQFFPDSNTPLYFVHYKLPQGASIHQTSADMQKLEDWLEEREKVVAMTSYSGQGAARFMLTYAAEDPNPSYGHLIVRVSSLDVIEEEMRALEDHAELTLPQGEVRVQRLAFGPGGGAPIEARFSGRDPAVLRALAQDAIERLSSASEDILNPRMDWREKELVLRPVYADDRAQEAGVSRSDVASILRFATDGLQAGTFREGNRQIPIIVRAPQDEGMSLSDHVIYSDSANGFVPLAQVIDGFRFEAQDTLIQRRDRTNVITVGADIPRNMTAAQVFAEVRGVIEGMELPEGYTMEWGGEFESSSDAQASLGKQLPLSLLIMVLISVLLFNALRQPIIIWLLVPMSVNGVALALLGTGMPFTFTALLGLLSLSGMLIKNGIVLVEEIDLTREARPDLPLKDAIVEASTSRLRPVFLAAATTILGMLPLLGDAFFRSMAATIMGGLAFASILTLIAAPVFYYLFFRRSAAKAAAPVPAAA, from the coding sequence ATGGATATTGCACGCCTCTCGATAGATCGGCCGATCTATACCTGGATCCTCATCCTCATCTGTCTTTTTGGCGGCATCTGGGGCTTCTCCACCCTTGGGCGGCTGGAAGATCCGGCCTTCACCATCAAGACCGCCGTTGTCGTCACCAACTATCCCGGTGCTTCTGCCAGGGAAGTCGCCGAGGAGGTTTCCGAACCGATCGAGTCCGAGATACAGAAGCTCGGAGAGGTGAAGGAAATCGAGACCATGAACCAGCCGGGGCTTTCCTGGCTGTCGGTCACGATGAAGGACGAGTATGACGGCACGGAGCTTCCGGCGATCTGGACCAAGTTGCGCAACCGCGTGGCAGAAGCCCGATTGCCGACCGGCGCGTCGGCTCCCTTCGTCAATGACAGCTTCGGTGATGTCTACGGCCTTTATTACGCTGTCACCGCGCCGGGATATTCGGATGCGGAGATAAATGAACTTGCGGATTTTCTGCGCCGCGAAGTTCTCTCGGTCGACGGCGTGGCCGATGCGATAGTCTCGGGCGTGCCCAATGAGGCGATCTATGTGGAGCCGGATCTCGCGCTCACAGCCACGCTCGGCATTCCACCGGCAGCCATTCAGGGCGCCATAAACAGTGCCGACGAGGTGGTGGATAGCGGCGAGGTTCAGCGCGACAATGGTCGGATTCTGATCCAGCGGCCGGACGGCTCCAGTTCGGTCGACGAGATTGCGGCATTGTCGGTGGGCGTTGGGGGTGAGGTGGTCAATCTCATCGACTTCGCCAAGGTTCACCGGGATCGCGAAAGCGATCCGGAACTGATCATCCGCCACAATGGAGTGGATGCCTTCACGCTCGGCGTCGCAGGCATTTCCAGCGAGAATATCGTGGAGGTCGGGAAACGGGTCGACGCAAAGCTCGAAGAGCTGAAGTCGGAGATCCCCCTGGGCGTCTCCGTATTGCCGATCTATCAGCAACATGAAGTCGTGGAGGCAGCTTCAAACGACTTTCTGGTCAATCTGGCAATGTCGGTCACCATCGTGATCGCAGTGCTCGCGGTCTTCATGGGTTGGCGCGCCTCGATCGTTGTTGGCGTGACGCTGCTCCTGACAGTGGTCGGAACGCTGTTCTTCATGGCGATCGGCTCCATCGAGATGGAGCGCATTTCGCTTGGCGCCCTGATCATTGCCATGGGCATGCTTGTCGACAATGCCATCGTGGTGGCCGAAGGCATGCAGATCGCCATGGCCGGCGGGCAGTCTTCGCGCGAGGCCGCGTCAGACGTCGCGCGCAAGACGCAGATACCGCTCCTGGGTGCGACCGTCATCGGCATCATGGCCTTCGCCGGCATCGGTCTCAGTCCGGACGCTACGGGAGAGTTCCTGTTTTCGCTCTTCGCAGTGATTGGAATTTCGCTCCTGATGTCCTGGCTTCTGGCCATCACGGTCACTCCGCTGCTGGGTCACTATTTCTTCCGCCGCGGCGTTGCAGGGGAGAGTGGCAGCTATGACGGCGGGCTTTTCCGTGCCTATGCCAGTGTGTTGCGGCTGGGCCTTCGCCTGCGTTGGCTCGTGGTCGTGCTTCTGATGGCCACAACGGTGGTCTGCTACATGCTTTTCGGTCAGGTGAAGCAGCAGTTCTTCCCCGACAGCAACACGCCGCTTTATTTCGTGCATTACAAGTTGCCGCAGGGCGCTTCCATCCACCAGACCTCTGCGGACATGCAGAAACTGGAAGACTGGCTGGAGGAACGCGAGAAAGTGGTGGCGATGACGTCCTATTCGGGCCAGGGCGCTGCACGTTTCATGCTGACCTATGCGGCAGAAGATCCCAATCCCAGCTATGGCCATCTTATCGTGCGCGTTTCATCGCTGGATGTGATCGAAGAAGAGATGAGGGCTCTTGAAGATCATGCCGAGCTCACCCTGCCTCAGGGCGAGGTGCGCGTGCAAAGGCTGGCCTTCGGTCCGGGCGGTGGCGCGCCCATTGAAGCGCGATTCTCCGGCCGTGATCCGGCTGTGCTTCGCGCTCTTGCACAAGATGCCATCGAGCGACTGTCTTCGGCATCGGAAGACATCTTGAACCCGCGCATGGACTGGCGTGAGAAAGAGCTCGTCCTGCGTCCGGTCTATGCCGATGACAGGGCGCAGGAAGCGGGCGTCTCACGCTCCGACGTCGCTTCCATCCTGCGTTTTGCCACCGACGGGCTGCAGGCCGGCACATTCCGCGAGGGCAATCGACAGATCCCGATCATCGTCCGCGCCCCGCAGGATGAAGGAATGTCGCTCAGCGATCACGTCATCTATTCCGACAGCGCCAATGGATTCGTTCCACTCGCGCAGGTGATCGACGGCTTCCGGTTCGAGGCGCAGGATACGTTGATCCAGCGTCGAGACCGTACCAATGTCATCACGGTCGGAGCGGATATTCCACGCAACATGACTGCCGCGCAGGTCTTTGCGGAAGTGCGCGGTGTTATCGAGGGTATGGAACTTCCCGAAGGCTACACGATGGAGTGGGGTGGCGAATTCGAGAGCTCGTCAGACGCTCAGGCCTCGCTTGGAAAACAGCTTCCGCTCAGCCTTCTGATCATGGTGCTGATCTCGGTTCTGCTGTTCAATGCGCTGCGCCAACCCATCATCATCTGGCTTCTCGTGCCCATGTCGGTCAATGGCGTGGCTCTGGCGCTGCTTGGCACCGGTATGCCGTTTACCTTTACCGCGCTGCTCGGTCTGCTTTCGCTATCAGGCATGCTGATCAAGAACGGCATCGTGCTGGTCGAGGAGATCGATCTGACGCGTGAAGCGAGACCGGACCTGCCGCTCAAGGATGCCATCGTGGAAGCATCTACCTCGCGCTTGCGTCCTGTCTTCCTGGCTGCAGCGACGACCATCCTCGGCATGTTGCCGCTGCTTGGAGACGCGTTCTTCCGCTCTATGGCAGCGACCATCATGGGTGGTCTGGCATTTGCCTCCATCCTGACGCTGATCGCGGCACCGGTGTTCTACTATCTGTTCTTCAGACGCAGTGCCGCGAAGGCTGCCGCACCGGTTCCCGCAGCAGCCTGA
- a CDS encoding SDR family NAD(P)-dependent oxidoreductase yields MNDFQDRKAVVTGGAQGIGFAVARKLTEQGAQVALWDRDETLANEAAVALGANAMAVAVDIADWTSVEKATAFTLDRFKNVDILVNSAGIAGANAPLVDYPVEEFQRITQINLLGTFHVNRALVASMIANDYGRIVNIASIAGKEGNPNASAYSASKAGVIGLTKSLGKELADKNIAVNCVTPAAARTRIFDQMSQEHIDYMLAKIPRGRFLELDEAAAMICWLCSEQNSFTTGSVFDLSGGRATY; encoded by the coding sequence ATGAACGATTTTCAGGACAGGAAGGCGGTCGTGACGGGAGGAGCACAGGGCATCGGATTTGCGGTGGCCCGAAAGCTCACCGAGCAGGGAGCACAGGTCGCCCTCTGGGACCGTGATGAAACGCTGGCCAATGAGGCAGCAGTGGCACTGGGCGCAAATGCAATGGCTGTCGCCGTCGATATCGCCGATTGGACGAGCGTGGAAAAAGCCACCGCTTTCACACTGGACCGCTTCAAAAACGTGGACATACTGGTCAATTCCGCCGGAATTGCAGGGGCCAATGCTCCGCTCGTCGATTATCCGGTCGAGGAGTTCCAGCGGATCACGCAGATCAACCTGCTCGGCACATTTCATGTGAATCGCGCGCTGGTGGCATCAATGATCGCCAATGACTATGGGCGCATCGTCAACATTGCTTCGATTGCAGGCAAGGAGGGTAATCCCAACGCATCGGCCTATTCCGCCTCGAAGGCGGGAGTTATCGGGCTTACCAAGTCCCTCGGCAAGGAACTGGCCGACAAGAATATCGCGGTCAACTGCGTCACACCTGCAGCAGCGCGGACCCGCATATTCGACCAGATGAGCCAGGAGCATATCGACTACATGCTCGCCAAGATTCCGCGCGGACGTTTTCTTGAGCTTGATGAGGCCGCGGCAATGATCTGTTGGCTCTGCTCGGAGCAAAACAGCTTCACGACGGGCTCGGTCTTCGATCTGTCCGGTGGTCGCGCAACCTACTGA
- a CDS encoding efflux RND transporter periplasmic adaptor subunit, with the protein MATLIVSATPAIASADVPFVKIEEVTPVGNGLDRVFFGHVVARETVDLAFQVGGQIVELPVEEGAVVPEGDLVARLDQESFELSLAEAEAQAAQSQRILERYQKLVGGAISRTELQDAETQVELARIKVRNARRSLEKATLSAPFDALVASRLVPNYSTINSGTPVVRLHDMSELRIEIDVPETIFQRAGNDANLEVFAEFPATDESFPLEVREFNAETTAVSQTYSITLGMEPPEGLKILPGSSAKVTARLRTNGTHLEIPASAIVLDSDGNPGVMVFKAEEGDRGTVKRTPIEIKATESGRVEVISGLEAGQEIVAVGASSLSDGDAVRRFVGFEG; encoded by the coding sequence ATGGCGACCCTAATCGTTTCAGCCACCCCGGCCATTGCTTCCGCCGACGTGCCCTTCGTGAAGATCGAGGAGGTCACCCCTGTGGGCAACGGTCTTGATCGGGTCTTTTTCGGCCATGTCGTTGCACGCGAGACCGTCGACCTTGCGTTCCAGGTCGGTGGCCAGATCGTTGAGCTGCCCGTCGAGGAAGGTGCGGTGGTGCCTGAAGGTGATCTGGTCGCCAGGCTTGATCAGGAAAGCTTCGAGCTGAGCCTTGCGGAAGCTGAGGCACAGGCGGCACAATCGCAGCGGATCCTCGAGCGCTACCAGAAACTGGTGGGTGGCGCGATCAGCCGCACGGAACTTCAGGACGCCGAGACGCAGGTCGAGCTTGCCCGCATCAAGGTGCGCAATGCCCGCCGTTCCCTCGAGAAGGCGACGCTCTCGGCGCCATTCGACGCTCTCGTGGCTTCGCGTCTCGTGCCGAACTATTCTACCATCAACTCCGGCACACCGGTCGTGCGGTTGCACGACATGTCGGAGCTGCGGATCGAGATCGACGTGCCGGAGACGATCTTCCAGCGCGCCGGCAATGACGCCAATCTTGAGGTTTTCGCCGAGTTTCCTGCCACTGACGAAAGCTTCCCCCTGGAAGTGCGTGAATTCAATGCCGAAACCACGGCAGTAAGCCAGACCTACAGCATCACGCTGGGGATGGAGCCTCCCGAAGGCCTCAAGATCCTGCCGGGCTCGTCTGCAAAGGTCACCGCGCGGCTGCGCACAAATGGCACACATCTCGAAATACCCGCTTCGGCAATCGTCCTCGACAGCGACGGCAATCCCGGTGTCATGGTGTTCAAGGCCGAGGAAGGCGACCGCGGCACGGTCAAGCGCACGCCAATCGAGATAAAAGCAACCGAGAGCGGCAGGGTGGAAGTGATCTCCGGCCTGGAGGCCGGTCAGGAAATCGTGGCAGTCGGCGCTTCCAGCTTGTCTGATGGCGACGCGGTGCGCCGGTTCGTCGGCTTCGAGGGATAG